One genomic window of Nicotiana sylvestris chromosome 10, ASM39365v2, whole genome shotgun sequence includes the following:
- the LOC138879677 gene encoding uncharacterized protein: protein MTLDTFRWGCGFHATPGREFQMEPSRGHLDENPVGGEYKPLQTYFPDKEVSFVGEDIAEAYDGWRMFFDGAANFKRAGIRAVLVSEIGQHYPISTKLRFPCTKNMVEYEACIMGLNLAIDINIQELLVIGDSDLLVHQVQGEWTMKNTKILPYVYHVQELMKRFTKIEFKHVPRIQNKFADALTTLSSMIQHPDKNFIDSISVKIHNHPAYCAHVEEEWMETFVPRHQRILGKRRIPGTSKLYSETHTQRLSNHFFQRGGNLYRRTPILGLLGVLTQMRLPDCLRRYMSELVDNI from the exons atgACTTTGGATACATTCCGttggggctgtggcttccacgctacaccaggccgtgaatttcaaatggaaccatcaagag GCCATCTTGatgaaaatcctgtgggaggagaatacaaaccatTACAAACGTACTTTCCTGAtaaagaagtatcatttgtaggagaggacattgctgaagcctacgacggttggagaatgttctttgatggggctgcaaacttcAAAAGAGCAGGCATTAGAGCAGTTTTAgtatcagaaataggtcaacattacccaatatccacaaAGCTTAGGTTTCCGTGCACCAAAAATATggtagaatatgaggcttgcatcatggggctcaatttggccatcgatataaatatacaagagttgctggtaatcggtgattcggatcttctggtacatcaggttcaaggagaatggacTATGAAAAACACCAAAATACTACCATACGTGtatcatgtgcaggaattgatgaagaggttcacaaagatagaattcaaacatgtccCCAGAATTCAAAACAAATTTGCAGACGCACTGACcaccttgtcatcaatgatacaacatccagacaagaattttatCGATTCTATCTCGGTGAAAATCCATAACCATccggcttactgtgctcatgttgaagaagaatgGATGGAAACCTttgttccacgacatcaaagaatacttggcaaaaggagaatacctggAACAAGCAAActatactcagaaacgcacactcagaggctatccaatcacttcttccaaagaGGAGGGaacctgtatagaagaactcctatTCTGGGGTTGTTaggtgtgttgacgcaaatgaggcttccagattgcttgaggagatacatgtcGGAACTTGTGGAcaacatatga